A window of Nicotiana tabacum cultivar K326 chromosome 24, ASM71507v2, whole genome shotgun sequence contains these coding sequences:
- the LOC107824347 gene encoding uncharacterized protein LOC107824347 isoform X1, which produces MFRCWLPRGLVEVHTSWSDHNSHQRQMSGVSLGESHGRPITGRTLRRCNDHAGADHVVLIDVDSDTFSNVIFIDVPESTPKKFRRKTSAKKDKRRSPLRNIIFIDDDESSENEYPEFGVENDRHFFRDPSPSMRACSTSKSAKEPLNEIGDDCQLVRENIPPVKLSKCKRTYSGKAPVRNRYGLTSDSESGSSEDDEFMEDYSGQLREQWQKASLKRKKCSSDQSGVRDINSASGVGIQPNPGESEEHTSCSGYSKSSTDKEDLSPNSTRESRRTSGMADVHDEGDPRKNFEEGYPSIPPEYRQNPFEKKHPEQGNEGSIPAPGPCLEKPVSCGDRNFCCRQYRVAEEEPFLGKHQRAVETENGRRQYVSADNGKKCQEAVKSYNFHFSKELRHETSRFNEKEDLFSGGFPRTTRSSVVYYPERNYSNGSRVNPRESSICTRASSCSGISGKKCVDQENGKWIPDRTSELNAHNNETQPSNRGSLLEEGLSESVSTSQHKDERHDDVNVQDGENVEGRIENCITTERERMKETSEYKKALEEELASRQRALVIQAEEAKKLKLLLKRKKAESMRLLEMEKRQKQRVEEMRETQKKDVENMNLKELVRAEVRKELRKLEMTCHDMASMLCGLGITVGGGTSHEVRVAYKKALLMFHPDRASRSDIRQEVEAEEKFKLISRMKDKYLPTL; this is translated from the exons ATGTTTAGATGCTG GCTGCCCCGTGGATTAGTTGAGGTGCACACAAGTTGGTCCGATCACAACTCTCACCAG AGACAAATGAGTGGGGTGTCTCTAGGTGAGTCTCATGGCAGACCCATTACCGGGAGGACGTTGAGGAGGTGCAATGATCATGCAGGAGCTGATCATGTTGTTCTGATTGATGTCGATAGTGATACTTTTAGTAATGTTATTTTTATTGATGTGCCTGAATCCACACCCAAAAAGTTTCGACGTAAGACTTCAgcaaagaaagacaaaagaagatCTCCTTTGAGGAACATAATCTTCATCGACGATGACGAAAGCAGCGAGAATGAATATCCTGAATTTGGTGTAGAAAATGACCGCCACTTCTTTCGTGACCCTTCCCCTAGCATGAGAGCGTGCTCAACCTCGAAAAGTGCTAAAGAACCTCTAAATGAAATTGGTGATGATTGTCAGTTGGTTCGAGAAAACATACCTCCAGTGAAGTTATCAAAATGCAAAAGAACTTACTCCGGAAAAGCTCCTGTACGAAATCGCTATGGTTTGACATCTGATTCAGAGAGTGGTTCATCCGAAGATGATGAGTTCATGGAGGATTATTCTGGACAGCTTCGAGAGCAGTGGCAGAAAGCTTCCTTAAAGAGGAAAAAGTGTAGCAGTGATCAATCTGGTGTTAGAGATATCAATAGTGCATCCGGTGTTGGAATTCAACCTAACCCTGGTGAGAGTGAAGAGCATACATCTTGTTCTGGTTACTCTAAATCCTCTACAGACAAAGAAGATCTATCTCCTAACTCAACACGTGAATCACGTCGCACTTCTGGTATGGCTGATGTCCATGACGAAGGTGATCCACGAAAGAACTTTGAAGAGGGTTATCCGAGTATACCCCCTGAATATCGGCAGAATCCTTTTGAAAAGAAGCACCCGGAGCAAGGCAATGAAGGGAGTATTCCAGCTCCAGGACCTTGTTTGGAAAAACCTGTTTCATGTGGTGACAGGAACTTCTGTTGTAGACAATATAGGGTAGCAGAGGAGGAACCTTTTCTTGGAAAGCATCAGCGTGCTGTTGAAACTGAAAATGGTAGGAGACAATATGTTTCTGCTGATAATGGTAAAAAGTGTCAGGAGGCGGTTAAGAGTTATAATTTTCATTTCTCAAAAGAATTAAGACATGAAACCAGTAGGTTCAATGAGAAGGAGGATTTATTTTCTGGAGGATTTCCAAGGACTACCCGATCATCTGTTGTATACTATCCAGAACGCAACTATTCTAATGGCAGCAGAGTTAATCCTAGAGAGTCTTCTATTTGCACGAGAGCTTCATCATGCTCAGGAATCAGCGGCAAAAAATGTGTCGATCAGGAAAATGGGAAATGGATTCCTGATAGGACATCAGAATTAAATGCACACAATAATGAAACACAACCTAGTAACAGAGGTTCCTTGCTGGAGGAGGGTCTTTCTGAATCTGTATCTACGAGCCAACACAAGGATGAAAGGCATGATGACGTGAATGTCCAGGATGGTGAGAATGTGGAAGGTCGTATTGAGAACTGTATTACCACCGAAAGAGAAAGGATGAAGGAGACTTCCGAATACAAAAAGGCACTAGAGGAAGAACTTGCGTCCAGGCAAAGAGCGTTAGTGATTCAG GCAGAAGAAGCCAAAAAGTTGAAGCTGTTGCTGAAAAGAAAGAAGGCTGAAAGTATGCGTCTATTAGAAATGGAGAAGAGACAAAAGCAGCGTGTGGAGGAAATGAGAGAAACTCAAAAGAAG GACGTAGAGAATATGAACTTGAAGGAGCTGGTACGAGCCGAAGTTCGAAAGGAACTTAGGAAGCTCGAAATGACATGCCATGATATGGCTTCGATGTTGTGCGGATTGGGAATCACTGTTGGTGGTGGCACTAGTCATGAG GTGCGCGTTGCTTACAAGAAAGCGTTGCTGATGTTTCACCCAGATAGAGCTTCAAGATCTGATATACGACAAGAAGTTGAAGCTGAGGAGAAATTCAAGCTTATTTCTCGAATGAAGGACAAGTATTTACCAACTTTATAG
- the LOC107824347 gene encoding uncharacterized protein LOC107824347 isoform X2 — translation MSGVSLGESHGRPITGRTLRRCNDHAGADHVVLIDVDSDTFSNVIFIDVPESTPKKFRRKTSAKKDKRRSPLRNIIFIDDDESSENEYPEFGVENDRHFFRDPSPSMRACSTSKSAKEPLNEIGDDCQLVRENIPPVKLSKCKRTYSGKAPVRNRYGLTSDSESGSSEDDEFMEDYSGQLREQWQKASLKRKKCSSDQSGVRDINSASGVGIQPNPGESEEHTSCSGYSKSSTDKEDLSPNSTRESRRTSGMADVHDEGDPRKNFEEGYPSIPPEYRQNPFEKKHPEQGNEGSIPAPGPCLEKPVSCGDRNFCCRQYRVAEEEPFLGKHQRAVETENGRRQYVSADNGKKCQEAVKSYNFHFSKELRHETSRFNEKEDLFSGGFPRTTRSSVVYYPERNYSNGSRVNPRESSICTRASSCSGISGKKCVDQENGKWIPDRTSELNAHNNETQPSNRGSLLEEGLSESVSTSQHKDERHDDVNVQDGENVEGRIENCITTERERMKETSEYKKALEEELASRQRALVIQAEEAKKLKLLLKRKKAESMRLLEMEKRQKQRVEEMRETQKKDVENMNLKELVRAEVRKELRKLEMTCHDMASMLCGLGITVGGGTSHEVRVAYKKALLMFHPDRASRSDIRQEVEAEEKFKLISRMKDKYLPTL, via the exons ATGAGTGGGGTGTCTCTAGGTGAGTCTCATGGCAGACCCATTACCGGGAGGACGTTGAGGAGGTGCAATGATCATGCAGGAGCTGATCATGTTGTTCTGATTGATGTCGATAGTGATACTTTTAGTAATGTTATTTTTATTGATGTGCCTGAATCCACACCCAAAAAGTTTCGACGTAAGACTTCAgcaaagaaagacaaaagaagatCTCCTTTGAGGAACATAATCTTCATCGACGATGACGAAAGCAGCGAGAATGAATATCCTGAATTTGGTGTAGAAAATGACCGCCACTTCTTTCGTGACCCTTCCCCTAGCATGAGAGCGTGCTCAACCTCGAAAAGTGCTAAAGAACCTCTAAATGAAATTGGTGATGATTGTCAGTTGGTTCGAGAAAACATACCTCCAGTGAAGTTATCAAAATGCAAAAGAACTTACTCCGGAAAAGCTCCTGTACGAAATCGCTATGGTTTGACATCTGATTCAGAGAGTGGTTCATCCGAAGATGATGAGTTCATGGAGGATTATTCTGGACAGCTTCGAGAGCAGTGGCAGAAAGCTTCCTTAAAGAGGAAAAAGTGTAGCAGTGATCAATCTGGTGTTAGAGATATCAATAGTGCATCCGGTGTTGGAATTCAACCTAACCCTGGTGAGAGTGAAGAGCATACATCTTGTTCTGGTTACTCTAAATCCTCTACAGACAAAGAAGATCTATCTCCTAACTCAACACGTGAATCACGTCGCACTTCTGGTATGGCTGATGTCCATGACGAAGGTGATCCACGAAAGAACTTTGAAGAGGGTTATCCGAGTATACCCCCTGAATATCGGCAGAATCCTTTTGAAAAGAAGCACCCGGAGCAAGGCAATGAAGGGAGTATTCCAGCTCCAGGACCTTGTTTGGAAAAACCTGTTTCATGTGGTGACAGGAACTTCTGTTGTAGACAATATAGGGTAGCAGAGGAGGAACCTTTTCTTGGAAAGCATCAGCGTGCTGTTGAAACTGAAAATGGTAGGAGACAATATGTTTCTGCTGATAATGGTAAAAAGTGTCAGGAGGCGGTTAAGAGTTATAATTTTCATTTCTCAAAAGAATTAAGACATGAAACCAGTAGGTTCAATGAGAAGGAGGATTTATTTTCTGGAGGATTTCCAAGGACTACCCGATCATCTGTTGTATACTATCCAGAACGCAACTATTCTAATGGCAGCAGAGTTAATCCTAGAGAGTCTTCTATTTGCACGAGAGCTTCATCATGCTCAGGAATCAGCGGCAAAAAATGTGTCGATCAGGAAAATGGGAAATGGATTCCTGATAGGACATCAGAATTAAATGCACACAATAATGAAACACAACCTAGTAACAGAGGTTCCTTGCTGGAGGAGGGTCTTTCTGAATCTGTATCTACGAGCCAACACAAGGATGAAAGGCATGATGACGTGAATGTCCAGGATGGTGAGAATGTGGAAGGTCGTATTGAGAACTGTATTACCACCGAAAGAGAAAGGATGAAGGAGACTTCCGAATACAAAAAGGCACTAGAGGAAGAACTTGCGTCCAGGCAAAGAGCGTTAGTGATTCAG GCAGAAGAAGCCAAAAAGTTGAAGCTGTTGCTGAAAAGAAAGAAGGCTGAAAGTATGCGTCTATTAGAAATGGAGAAGAGACAAAAGCAGCGTGTGGAGGAAATGAGAGAAACTCAAAAGAAG GACGTAGAGAATATGAACTTGAAGGAGCTGGTACGAGCCGAAGTTCGAAAGGAACTTAGGAAGCTCGAAATGACATGCCATGATATGGCTTCGATGTTGTGCGGATTGGGAATCACTGTTGGTGGTGGCACTAGTCATGAG GTGCGCGTTGCTTACAAGAAAGCGTTGCTGATGTTTCACCCAGATAGAGCTTCAAGATCTGATATACGACAAGAAGTTGAAGCTGAGGAGAAATTCAAGCTTATTTCTCGAATGAAGGACAAGTATTTACCAACTTTATAG